gccttTCCTCATCAGCATCAGAAACCGATTCAATCCTTCCTTCCACCCACCCACTTGCCCATTCTTCCACCCTCCTTTATATAGCCTATCAATCGATTGTTTTTCTCTCTCTGTATTGCAACAAAATCAATCTGAATTATTAGCAAAAAAAGAATATCTCAATTTTAAACTCAGAAATGGCGGAAGAGCACGGGTTTCGGGCTCCGGAAGGCCATCGATTGTGTGCGAATAACTGCGGCTTCTTCGGGAGCCCGGCAACCCAAAATTTCTGCTCCAAGTGCTACCGTGACTTATGCCTTAATAAAGAGGCCGACTCAAAAGCAAAGCCGGTGATGGATTCGTTGTATGCTttaccttcttcttcttcttctgcacCAACATCAGCGTCGCTCAAGCCGGATAATTCTGCGGTGGCGGCAGCCGCAGATACTGAAACCGTGGGCTTGGTATCCCAGGCGGCGGTGCAGCCGGTGGCACAGCCTAATAGGTGTTCGGTCTGCCGGAGGAAGGTGGGGTTGACGGGATTTAGGTGTAGATGCGGGATAACGTTCTGTGGGACCCATAGGTACCCGGAGCAACACGGATGCTCTTTCGATTTCAAGTCCGTGGGGAGGGAGGCCATTGCCAAGGCTAATCCTCTGATCAAAGCTGAGAAATTGGAGAAGATATGATCAGAGCCCTTGGATTCCACGTCTCCGGTGGACCATAGATGAGTCGATGGCGGGGAATGATTGAAGAATCGGGTCCACATCGGGGCATTCGTCCCACGAGACACGTGTGAATGTTTATATGTGCTGTatatcttttatctttcttatttttttttcggaTTTTTTCCCCTCCTCCTACTCGTAGTTgtagttttttattttcttcttcctttcgctttttttaaaaactagtaTAATTTATTATGTGGTCTGGCTTGAttgtagaaaaaaatttaatgcTATGGTGTTAAGAATTAAAAATTGGGAATTTCGATATGGTCAGCAGGACTCGCTGATTACTCGGGTCTAGCAAAATTTTGAAGAACTGCGACTCATCAGCCGCGCGGGTGGAGTGGAAGGAAGGGGCCGGAGGAGGGGGGATGTTTTGGGGTGGGGGGTATGGGAAGGAGGAGCCGCCAATGCGACTAGTCTACTTGAATGGGATAAGCTTGAAAGAGGCCTTTGGTTCTTGCTTCCCAGCTGCTGATGAGACTTGAGAGACGGGCTTTAGAAGTTGACATTCGAGTGATTAAAGGAGTATAAAAAGTTTGGTCTTGGTACAACGAGCTCTGAAAACAAGGCCGAAGGCCCGGCCTTGTTTAGAAGATAAATTTTTTAACAAGTTTGCCTGTGacaagtttttaaaaattttaattaaagtaatcttaaaaaaattttaaattatatattttaaaatatctaaaaaaattttaaaaatttttacgactaattacagtaaaattttaaataaacatccaaaaaattcacttgtcaAACGGAATAGTACCAGTACTTTACTGTCAGCAGTGACTTGCAATTTAGTACCCTCTGTCTCGTTCAGAAAATTCTACTTTTTTAAGAATATTGATTAAGTTGTGATATTTGTACTTGTTCTTTCAATTTTTATCttcataaatttaaattttgagttTGACTAgtaatatgtatataatttaaaaaatgagtTATATTGTAAGACGAGTGTAAAAAGTGCTTTAACTTTGTTaatatgataaatattttaGGGCGTTTTAAAACGAAAAGCTTGAGAATTTCAACGGAGGGCGGAGGAAGCAATGAGATAAAGATAACAGTACAGTTGCGACGGAGACGATAACTAGCAATTCTAAATATAACAGTAACATCACTGCAAGTTGGGTTCTATGTTTTTATATCCGAATATAAAGTTGGGTTCTATTTTCTGAATAACAAATATTTTGATGATGATTTAGgccttgcttggattgcttgtttccgtcgaaaaatattgtcgttttccgtgatcacatttttctatcacctttttccctcacatatatcaaatcgctacagtaattttttcatgaaaaatgacggaaaatgcaatccaaacacaactttAATTTTGTTGATTTCTCTATATTGTGTTAGGTTTTTCTAGGTCTCGTTAGGTCAATTTTCTTTAGATTCCGGGTGGGCCACTCCCTTCTCTAGGATAGATTAGAGTACTACGAGTACGAAAGATAGTTATTGTCAtctgataaaaaataaaaaaagggttCCGATTTGTactggtttgatatttggtgcAAAGAAAGAAACTGGTGTACTAATAAGCTCTACAGGTCCCGCGTGAATGGTCCAGCGGTAGCACCTCCCACTGGTAACTATTTCGTCCCAAGATCCAGTCTCTGTTCTGTTGGATTCTTCCGCACACTTATCGTGCTTGTGTCGGGTTGGGGCGCCGGATCCGGACCGCAGGAAATTAGTCGAACCCCGTAAGGatcgattaaaaaaaaaagaaaaaaagaaaagctttaCAGACCAGCTGATGCACCTTCATTAATTTTACAGGTTgctcttttgaaaaaaattttacacgTTGATAGTGGCAAGTAAACAAAAGGCCAACGTCCAGGTCATCCAGCATTCTTAGCTTTAGTGGAAAGCTCATGCAGGTTCTTCTAGTCACTTCTGGTTCAAGTAAAAAGTTCGTACATGGAATCCCCTGGACATCGGTCGAAATTGGGCAGTTGCCTTCCACACCATGCACAAACAATAGAATATTCCCGTTCTGAGGCAGCCAAAGtaacaaataaatatatacaaaacatgGTAGAGGTCTATTCTATTTGGAAAAACAAAACATGCATGTTTTAGCGGGACTAGTTAATTACTTAAGTTATTCTAGAATGAGTACTGTATGGTGACAACTCggtgatgatttttttttttcccttccccttctAAAAGATGTTCTGAaacttgtaaaggagaaagaatTCCAACTCggtgatgatttttttttcccttccccttctAAAAGATGTGCTGAACCTTGTAAAGGTGAAAGAATTCCATAGTCAAATTAAGTAATCAATCGTTCACAATTTAAACATAATTATTTGCCTAATTATAAACGTTTCAATATAAATGTTCGAATATTACCTTTGTTTTACCGTCCCTGCCACAAAAAGTTGCCCTTGGGTCATTATCAAGAAAAAACGAAGTTGCCCTTCGGTAACGTAATTGAGCTTACAATTACTAACAAATTGACACGATTGGGGCATAGTATAAATGAGCAGATCAAACAATGAATCGGGCCATCATGCATAGTATTTTCATTTGGCACTTCACATAAATTATCACACGCATCCGGTCACTCTGTTCAATTAGGATTTGTTTGTGAAGATAAATATTTTCCTCCGGCGACTGctctccaaaacaaaagaattagTCAATGGTACCCTGTGGAAtttgaaaaattctttaaaTGGTACCCAGTTTTAGTCTACAGCGTGTCGTGGTATGCAGATGGAGATGGAGCTGATGTAGTTTCATTGCTCatgttatattatattatatttggAAAGATATTAATTAGCAAAAATTAAGTGCATGGCACGTGCGTATGTAAAAAGTAGGCTCCGTTTGAATTAGCTGCTTTGgggggtgtttttcaaaaattttactgtaacagagtttttagagtatattttgggatatttaagagtagcagagtttttaaaatatattttaaacataaaaaaaaatagactactttttagagtattttttagaattatttttaaaatttttataatatttaaaaaaataacttttggACATAAATATTCAAACATGGAGCGTCCAAAAAAATGTTTACATCCCCAATGCTATAAGATAAATTAATACATAAATTGTCATTTCAACAAAGTTGTTTGTTTAGGGTTGGGAAGGGAAACTTCCCCAAAAGAAGAAGCCAAAACAGAAAGGAGGTTGCAAATTGGAAAGCTTCTCGTACATTATTAGTCTTGCTTCATTGAACATTTCCCACATGTACACGTGATGACGTGATAGATAATTCCTACGTGTTGATAtgtgatttcttcttctttttttttttttttgggatgctGCCATTCTGTCGTGGTATAGGGACTGCGAGTGGAATTTAGGGGAATTTACTCACGTCAAGGCAATCCCTTCGTTGTATCCTCCCGCCCCGACTGTCGACATACAATGGACCACACACGGACCGGCTGCCAGGAAAATGTAGGCAATAAATTACGAAAATTCATGCAATACCACGACATGCTATAGAAACGATACATGGGCCTCTTGccagatttttcaaaattactgcacctaaatcaagaaaaaaaactaGGACTTTCGTGAGCATGAGCATGACCCGCAACCGTACCATATCAGTTACAGTAGTATAAAAATTCTTTTGTGACCTTTTCATTTATGCTTGCGCTGAAGCAACATTATAATCCAAGGTGTCCTAGCCCTgccaataatttttttttaattaatgtaAATTTGGTCTAAAGGTTTTTATAATATATGCAAGAATCATATTTTATATATGATGATGTAAGGAAAAATGATGACGAATCATGGAAGATGATACTGTTAGAGATGACAATGGGACGGACGCTTGTCCCAAAGAAGAATAACGAGGTGGGCGAATAGGTAGGAACAAGAAAAATTCTTCTCCCCTACCTTAAACGGGACAGGAGCGGGAGAGGATACTCTCGCCTCGACCTTGCGTCACATAATCAATGTTATGTATATATAAAAGTAAGAATAGAattcttaattagttatttgtAATTGTAATTAATTAGTTTTGTATAGCACATTAGGTTAGACTATTACTAGGAGTAGTAATAGTACTATTtgtagtagttttttttttttggtttaagtttGATATTACGTGCATTAATTATGTGTATAAGAAAAAAGAACTTAATCCGAAATAATTCTGGCAAGCCGTTATATAACTTATAAGCATTAAGAGGAACAAGACAACAATCGCTCAAGGGGGACGAAGCAAGCTTCTCTCGCCTCAATTTCGTTCCGTTACTATTCCTAAACACCCTAAAACAAACTAATATTCAAAAGTGAAAATACAACTATTGAAGGAAGCCACCGAGAATAGCCCTCGATCACAATTCACAGCCTGATCAGATTGCCAACTGGCGCATGTGTGGAGCTGACATTATACATGTGTGGAGCTTTGACGAGTATATTAACCAAATAGGGTCGTAGACCGGGTTTAGTTAAATAtgtgggataatttcagaaacctcccttgagttttttaaaaatttcatataGCTTTttcaagattttaaaaattacacatgcCTGTCTTatcatttaaaatgataatactACCCCTAAATATTTTGATGAAATTCCCTTGTTTGGTATGTTTATACTTAGaatgacttttaaaattattttttttattgtttttccttcttattccttttttttttaaatttttttgccaataaaactaTAAAACTACTACTATTACCTCTAATTTCTATTATAACCAAATGTCGAACTAGTAATATTTTTGATGAATTAACTTTATATGCAATCCAATGTTTTTGCtgatgtttattttttattttttggtattaaaattaataataaatcaaaagaaaatggcccaaaatcactactaaattatgataatctcactatttgaaaattttataaactctaaatgaattatttcaacattttcttttctatcttataaatttaaatctataataaaataccatcaaaagtattCTGTCATGGTGATAAATTATTATTATGGTTGTTTATCAATTAGTAGGTATGGACATGAGAAATTTGACAcattttcttataattatactagataatcttataattgtgtAGGAAggtaaattaaaactcattacacaagggtatttttggatattcatataaaaatttgatcaaGTCAATATTAGACAAATGACCAATCAAACTCGTATTAATCAAGGCAGAGCTAGCCTATAACCATAAGTATTGAACTCTCAGAAAACAAGTCTTAAAGATCATGCCCTACCCGTAAATTGCGTCCACTTTTGTATAGGAAAATTTTAGAGTTTTCTCATACAACAAAATATTATAGTAGTCAATTTAGAATTTCTCAGACAACAGCAGAATATAGAGTTCAGTCCAGCCTTTGTCATATTTCCTCAGGGtacaaaataatagaaaaattcGCTGTTATAAAAGCAATTTAAGCTTTTGGTACCGCACTGTGGGCGTTAGCACAGTAATAATCGTCTGATTCTCGAGCTTAAGACCTCATGCTCTCTAGCACTGTCATTtcttaaacatttttttttttttggtattattGAAATTACACGCCtcaataaaaatagaaaaagaagataTATTACACACTGGAGAAGTATAGGCTTCTATGTTCAAAGGCCTGTTGCAGACTTTCATCGTACGTGGCCCATGTATCTCATGCTCTCATGTTATGAACGAGAAACaattgaaaattaaagaaacaaaatgaaaaaacccTTATAacaaagaataatcatgagattTTATTAAAGTGAAAGCAAATGGACGTAGACGCCTATGGAATATGAAGAATATATACCCTATTGAACGTAGGAATCAAATTGGCAAATGTGAACTGGAGCCTCCTATGGGGTTGTTGAGCAACAAATTAAGAGGATATTGAAACGCGAAAGGGCCGTGTATGCCAACAACATCTTTCTTGGTTTGAATTCGGAGATTGAAGCTTACACATGCTAGTTGTATTTGTTTATATACCATTTCTTGTGCCTACAAGAAAACGAAGTCAATACGATGGTAGCTCAAGCTTTTCTGGGAAGCAGGCCAATCCAGTAATACAACAACATAAACGCACGAAACCTAGAATCTACAGGTTAAAGTCTGTTGTAGTAGTGATCTTTCCGCAAGGTCGTAATGATTGcttccttattttgttttagcCTAGCCACGAGTACCATAACCTAGAAGCTGGTTtaccaaaatcaaattttgacctaATATGATTGTAATCGTTTTCTCAGTTGACTGTTCTTTCATTACTCCACAAAGCATACATTGATACAAGAAAGACAACAATTGGAGTAGTAACTAATAACTAGTACCAGGCAGTATGTTGCAAAATGCAATACAGTACTAAGGCTTTGCAGTGGTATACAGTATACTGCAAAGGTTGCTCAAACAAAAGTCAGTCGTACTTTCAAGTTCCCAAATCTAACTTCCGTCGCTTCCACATTCTTTTAGGAGTGTctagaaacaaaagaaatttgaaGTGAAGGAAACTGTATCATAAAGCTTGATCAAATGAAGTATGACGGACCTAGCTACTGCATCTGCatgtaaatttaatttttgacttGGTCAGAGTTCATCCCTTTGACTTTGAGGAGTGGCTTCCATGCATGATGTGGTGGAGGCGTAGATGTTTTGTAGCCACACCTGGTCGGCCTCGAAAGAGTCAGAGTCATTGTTCCGGTGCCACGACCAGTGCGCATGTGTTTGGTTGTAAACCCTCAATCGCCCATGTCCAAAGCTTGCTTCCCGATATACTGATATAGGCGgcttttgcttctcaaaccTTCAAATACCAACGCAAACAAAAACGCAAATACTTACTCGAGaactccaaaaaaaagaaataaagcacCAGGGCTCGGGAGCTTAATCAACACGTAAGTCATCGATCTCCACTTACTTTAGAGCAAGTCCCTCTCTATTCCCGCCGTCACCGACGGTTATGTATACAGGACCACAGGGATCGGCCGTGTTATCAAATACTCTTGTCTGCAGTGAAAAATGATCCAATTAAACCCAGTCAATTATATTCTGTGGTACCACAAACTGAAGCATTGATACTCTGTGGTCAGATAATACATGTGTTATCAAGAAGTAATTAATATATGGGAATTATATAGTAGTATGATTCATGAATGGAAATGAAAGATTTAAGGTACAGGACTTGGGGAAGTGATTTGGGTCTTACAAAGCGTTCGTAAGCGTGCACGTGTCCGGCAAATACCGCATCCACTCGGGCCTTGTACAGCAGCTCTTCCATGGCCTGTCTCATGCTCTCTCCTTCCCCTTGATGAGCTTCATTAGAGTTGTACCAGGGCGCATGAAGGAGCGCGAAGATCCAAGGCGTGGTCGTCCTATTGACCTTGGCCAGGTCAGCTTCGAGCCACTTGTATTGGTCGGAGTCAGCGTCGAAGTCGGTGTAGGATCCCAACATGAGAATGTGTG
The Coffea arabica cultivar ET-39 chromosome 6c, Coffea Arabica ET-39 HiFi, whole genome shotgun sequence genome window above contains:
- the LOC113691360 gene encoding zinc finger A20 and AN1 domain-containing stress-associated protein 4-like; amino-acid sequence: MAEEHGFRAPEGHRLCANNCGFFGSPATQNFCSKCYRDLCLNKEADSKAKPVMDSLYALPSSSSSAPTSASLKPDNSAVAAAADTETVGLVSQAAVQPVAQPNRCSVCRRKVGLTGFRCRCGITFCGTHRYPEQHGCSFDFKSVGREAIAKANPLIKAEKLEKI